The genomic interval CGGCGGGCCACTGGGGGAGGCGGGTCCCGGTAGGTCCCGGCAGGGCAACACGGTCACGGAGCGGACGGAAAGAGAAAGGACCATTATGGCGCGGCACGATGCGGTCGGGTGGAACGGCGTGAAGCTTGCGGTGTTGCTGGGGGTGATGTTGGGGACGGTGTCCGTCTGGGGGCAGGGGGCCTCGGGGCGCGCGCCGCGGCTGCCCTCGGATCAGTGGAAAGGCGGGATCGGGATGCTGGACGCCTTTTCCGAAGCGTCCCGCGGGGTGCGGTCCTCGATTGGCAAGCTGGATGTGGACGGAGGGACGGTGGCTTTGGCGACGTTCATCCGCGAGGACGGCATGGCCCTGACCAAGGCGAGCCAGTTGCGGGACGGTCGGTTGACCTGCTGGCTGCCTGGAGGACGCGAGGTGGAGGCCGAGTTGCTGGCGGTGGACGATGAGAACGACGTGGCCCTGGTGCGCGTTCGGGCGGATCGCGTGGTGCCAGTGCGCTGGGCGGCGAAGGATGCGGCGGTCGGCCAGTGGGCGATTACGCCTGGGATTGAGGAGCGTCCGCACGCGGTGGGCATTGTGAGTGTGACGCCCCGGCGGATTGCGCCACGACGGGCGTTCATCGGGGTGGAACTCGATCTGCGGGCGCCGGTCGCCCGGGTGTCGCGGGTCACGCCGGGTTTGGGGGCGGAGGAAGCGGGCATCCGGTCCGGTGACACCATCCTGTCGGTGAACGGGGATCCGGTGGGACGCGGGGACGCGCTGGTGAGCCGGCTGCGGGAATTTCGGGAAGGCCAGACGGTGCGGCTGGAGGTGCGGCGCGAGGACGAGGTGTTTGAAGCGTCGATCCGCATGCGGGTGCCCCCGATCGATACGGAGCTGGCGCGTATGGACCGGGAGGAGCGGCTGAACCGGATGGGGGGTGACGTGAGCGACCGGGCGGAGGGTTTTGACCAGGCCCTTCAGCACGATTCCGTGCTTCCCCCGTGGCTCTGCGGGGGGCCGTTGGTGAACCTGGCCGGGGAGGCGATTGGCGTGAACATCGCGCGGGCGGGCCGGGTGGCCTCGTTCGCCCTGCCGCCGGAACTGGCCCGGC from Verrucomicrobiia bacterium carries:
- a CDS encoding PDZ domain-containing protein, with amino-acid sequence MARHDAVGWNGVKLAVLLGVMLGTVSVWGQGASGRAPRLPSDQWKGGIGMLDAFSEASRGVRSSIGKLDVDGGTVALATFIREDGMALTKASQLRDGRLTCWLPGGREVEAELLAVDDENDVALVRVRADRVVPVRWAAKDAAVGQWAITPGIEERPHAVGIVSVTPRRIAPRRAFIGVELDLRAPVARVSRVTPGLGAEEAGIRSGDTILSVNGDPVGRGDALVSRLREFREGQTVRLEVRREDEVFEASIRMRVPPIDTELARMDREERLNRMGGDVSDRAEGFDQALQHDSVLPPWLCGGPLVNLAGEAIGVNIARAGRVASFALPPELARRIGEALIARAQEISVPMNGVNHEG